From the genome of Colletotrichum higginsianum IMI 349063 chromosome 4, whole genome shotgun sequence, one region includes:
- a CDS encoding Acid proteinase, with the protein MLVAMKLSATLLLLGAGLSAVAALDVSVAKEAHRLAIERREASRDEAHTLQSRTNNRSRSRNWSGGAVTNDRYQSVTAEVIIPNITFPDGYDPKTTYSSSVWVGISGYDDFCDVAGQTGLIQGGYYYLYDKEGDFGVFAFYEWFPDGPVFLDDTEKILTNIGDHVRMTVTQKNNNTGTYTWENLTQGKKFEKSLTAPTNGSLCTNTAEWVVESFMSEKDHTSLYPDFGELKFTNIKAVAESGKPASLSDAYFYDAEPLLNGKRLTNCAIQPETASTTCKWLGYKGIFSS; encoded by the exons ATGTTAGTCGCCATGAAGCTTTCTGCAAcacttcttctccttggagCAGGACTCTCTGCTGTCGCTGCACTCGACGTCTCTGTGGCCAAGGAGGCCCATCGGCTGGCCATCGAGCGGCGGGAAGCCTCACGCGATGAAGCCCATACACTCCAAAGCCGGACGAACAACCGGTCCCGCAGCAGAAACTGGTCTGGCGGCGCCGTGACGAACGATCGTTACCAGTCCGTTACTGCCGAGGTGATCATCCCGAACATCACTTTCCCGGATGGGTATGATCCCAAAACGACCTATTCCTCGTCCGTCTGGGTCGGTATCTCTGGATACGACGATTTCTGCGACGTAGCAGGCCAGACTGGTCTGATACAGGGAGGGTACTACTACCTTTACGACAAGGAAGGCGACTTTGGCGTTTTCGCTTTCTACGAATGGTTCCCCGACGGGCCCGTGTTCCTTGACGACACGGAGAAGATCCTCACAAACATTGGCGACCACGTGCGAATGACGGTGACGcagaagaacaacaacacTGGCACCTACACCTGGGAGAATCTGACGCAGGGTAAAAA GTTCGAGAAGAGCCTGACTGCGCCTACAAATGGCAGCTTGTGTACCAACACTGCCGAGTGGGTAGTTGAATCCTTCATGTCTGAAAAGGATCACACAAGTCTCTATCCCGACTTTGGCGAACTGAAATTCACAAACATCAAAGCTGTCGCGGAGAGCGGCAAGCCTGCGTCGTTGTCAGACGCCTACTTTTACGACGCCGAGCCGCTTCTTAACGGTAAACGACTCACCAATTGCGCGATTCAGCCAGAGACCGCATCTACGACTTGTAAGTGGTTGGGCTACAAGGGCATATTCTCCAGCTGA
- a CDS encoding Aminotransferase class-III, which yields MASESTAAFWAKTDKYLMSTGVPYSPIIISRAKGTKLYDDQGRQILDFTSGQMSSLLGHSHPEIVEVVQKYVAELDHLLSNMITQPVADLAERLGKLLPAPLEKVCPLCYMCILRFPSAHLACYPQSFFLNTGSETTEAAIKMAKLHTGKFEIVAMSASYHGLTQGSGSATYSAGRKNGGPAMPGQLAFPAPYAYRSVFRKADGSYDWEAEMDFGWSMIDRQSVGSLAAFILEPILSTGGILDLPAGYLRRISDECKKRGMLLILDEAQTGVGRTGKMFAFEHDGVVPDILALSKTLGCGLPLASVSTTAEVARGCKEAGFLWLTTHLNDPLTAAVGNKVLEIVVRDDVAVKATARGEQLRAGLLRLQDKYWCIGDVRGRGLLQGIEIISDAETRAPGSDLGQAVSDRAMELGLSCNVVNLPGMGGVFRLAPPVTVTAEEIEEGLRILDEAFGHVLEQREKTIPVV from the coding sequence ATGGCCTCCGAAagcaccgccgccttctGGGCCAAGACCGACAAGTACCTGATGTCCACGGGCGTCCCCTACTcgcccatcatcatcagcaggGCCAAGGGCACGAAGCTCTACGATGATCAGGGCCGCCAGATTCTCGACTTTACGTCCGGCCagatgagctccctcctggGCCACTCGCACCCGGAgatcgtcgaggtcgtccaaAAAtacgtcgccgagctggatCATCTCCTCAGCAACATGATCACACAGCCCGTCGCGGACCTAGCAGAGAGATTGGGCAAGCTGCTCCCCGCCCCACTAGAAAAGGTATGCCCCCTCTGCTATATGTGCATCCTGCGATTTCCATCGGCTCACCTTGCTTGCTACCCGCAGTCCTTCTTTCTCAACACCGGCTCGGAGACAACCGAGGCGGCCATTAAGATGGCCAAGCTGCACACGGGCAAGTTTGAGATCGTCGCCATGTCGGCCAGCTACCACGGCCTCACGCAAGGGTCCGGGTCCGCGACGTATTCGGCCGGCCGCAAGAATGGTGGCCCCGCCATGCCGGGCCAGCTCGCGTTCCCGGCGCCGTACGCGTACCGCTCCGTGTTCCGCAAGGCCGACGGGTCCTACGATTgggaggccgagatggactTTGGCTGGTCCATGATCGACCGGCAGAGCGTCGGGTCCCTGGCGGCTTTCATCCTCGAGCCGATCCTCTCGACGggcggcatcctcgacctgcccgcGGGCTACCTCCGGCGCATCAGCGACGAGTGCAAGAAGCGCGGCATGCTgctcatcctcgacgaggcgcagACGGGGGTCGGGCGCACGGGCAAGATGTTCGCCTTCGAgcacgacggcgtcgtcccgGACATCCTGGCGCTGTCCAAGACGCTCGGGTGCGGGCTGCCGCTGGCCTCGGTCAGCacgacggccgaggtcgcccgGGGCTGCAAGGAGGCCGGGTTCCTCTGGCTCACGACGCACCTCAACGACCCGCTCACGGCGGCCGTGGGCAACAAGGTGCTCGAGATCGTCGTGCGCGACGACGTGGCGGTcaaggcgacggcgcgcgGCGAGCAGCTCCGCGCGGGCCTGCTGAGGCTGCAGGACAAGTACTGGTGCATCGGCGACGtgcgcgggcgcgggctgCTGCAGGGCATCGAGATCATctccgacgccgagacgAGGGCGCCCGGGTCGGACCTCGGGCAGGCCGTCTCGGACCGGGCGATGGAGCTGGGGCTCTCCTGCAACGTCGTCAACCTGCCGGGCATGGGCGGCGTGTTCCGgctggcgccgccggtgacggtgacggcggagGAGATCGAGGAGGGGCTGAGGATTCTGGACGAGGCGTTTGGACACGTCTTGGAGCAGCGCGAGAAGACGATTCCGGTGGTGTGA
- a CDS encoding Fructose-bisphosphate aldolase class-II, whose protein sequence is MSVWSDKKSQNRTLRILQAATEGKYGVLAAVAYNVEHLTALVRAAEAKRSPMLILLFPSTVKQLPTLPWAVAAAVQSATVPLALHLDHAQDEAQIRDIAAALPFDSIMVDMSHHDHVENLARTKVLTRVCHDHGIAVEAESGRINGGEDGIADTGDLEALFTSPEEVEDFIEAEIDLLAPSIGNIHGDYGPKGPELDYERLARINGQIDGRVLMALHGTNDFSADILQRCIRNGAIKLNVNKLLLEVWNVHLQENAAKKPLSQLMEDGMNILQEEVERWIDVCGSAGKA, encoded by the exons ATGTCAGTCTGGTCGGATAAAAAGTCGCAGAACCGCACTCTGCGGATTCTCCAAGCCGCAACCGAGGGCAAAtacggcgtcctcgccgccgtcgc CTACAACGTCGAGCACCTCACGGCCCTCGTGAGGGCTGCCGAGGCCAAGAGGTCGCCGATGCTCATCCTGCTGTTCCCCTCGACCGTCAAGCAGCTCCCGACGCTGCCGtgggccgtcgccgccgccgtccagtCGGCCACGGTGCCCCTCGCGCTGCACCTCGACCACGCCCAGGACGAGGCGCAGATCCGCGACATCGCCGCGGCGCTGCCCTTCGACTCCATCATGGTCGACATGAGCCACCACGACCACGTCGAGAACCTGGCCCGGACGAAAGTGCTCACGCGGGTGTGCCACGAccacggcatcgccgtcgaggccgagagcgggcgcatcaacggcggcgaggacggcatcgCGGACACGGGGGACTTGGAGG CTCTGTTCACCAGCcccgaggaggtcgaggacttcatcgaggccgagatcgaccTCCTGGCGCCCAGCATCGGCAACATCCACGGCGACTACGGCCCCAAGGGCCCCGAGCTCGACTACGAGCGGCTGGCCCGCATCAACGGGCAGATCGACGGCCGCGTGCTGATGGCGCTGCACGGCACCAACGACTTCAGCGCGGACATCCTGCAGCGGTGCATTCGAAACGGGGCGATCAAGCTGAACGTGAacaagctgctgctcgaggtcTGGAACGTCCACCTGCAGGAGAacgcggcgaagaagccgcTGTCGCAGCTGATGGAGGACGGGATGAACATTCTGCAGGAGGAGGTTGAGCGGTGGATCGACGTTTGCGGCAGTGCTGGAAAGGCttga
- a CDS encoding ImpB/mucB/samB family protein, whose product MTTPPPPPAHDELPGDAEAILDNRTLKYSLLGPSLTKAGQDSVDQSKVSEIIYNASKGSKFFNREEERDKVLTKKIEHILEKKRQLEKQDLGRELRLADQLITQLELSRDLTQYVVHVDCDAFYAAVELLDRPELKDVPFAVGGGVLTTCNYVARKYGCRSGMAGFVAKKLCPELVMLKLNFEKYTAKAHEVREVLVEYDPRFESASIDEAYLNITEYCTEKGIGPAEAVEQMRREIHEKTKITVSAGIAANAKLAKICSNMNKPNGQFILPNDRSEILRFMAKLPPRKVNGIGRVLERQLAEIGINTCADLYPQRQFLRPLFGDKAYEFLLNVYLGLGRTRIQPAEEYERKSVGTESTFRDMSDPQQLREKLRWTADELEKDMKRAEVKGRTLVLKVKLHTYEVFTRQVVLPRAICLADDLYHFSLPILSKIEEEMPGMTLRLMGLRCTHLVSTKKPDTMAFFGFRSRGSGSAASPGQSVKAIVSPGAGDGLDEDGWERWPEEELVGLDDDHHIQSDDRGGSADLGDDEPSPVRRHGKEIQPNPVREYAPVNDEMWDCPICNRPQAPDERQFNEHIDLCLSRQTIREAVHQDAGPAPVRRSTTPDMKKAKVGGEKKRGRPPARLASNDPRQKKLCFGS is encoded by the exons ATgacgacaccaccaccgccgccggctcaCGACGAGTTGCccggcgatgccgaagccATATTGGATAACCGGACACTGAAATACTCTCTCCTGGGCCCTTCGTTGACGAAAGCCGGCCAAGACTCGGTTGACCAGTCCAAG GTATCCGAGATCATATACAATGCATCCAAAGGATCCAAGTTCTTCAACCgcgaagaggagagagacaagGTCCTGACCAAGAAAATCGAACATatcctcgagaagaagcgaCAGCTGGAGAAGCAagacctcggccgcgagcTCCGGCTTGCCGATCAGCTCATCACCCAACTCGAGCTCTCCCGAGACTTGACGCAATACGTTGTCCACGTCGACTGCGATGCCTTTTACGCTGCAGTTGAACTCCTCGATCGGCCGGAGCTCAAGGACGTCCCCTTCGCCGTGGGAGGCGGCGTCCTTACGACGTGCAACTACGTCGCGCGGAAATACGGTTGCCGGAGCGGCATGGCAGGCTTTGTGGCCAAGAAGCTGTGTCCCGAGCTGGTCATGCTCAAGCTGAACTTTGAGAAATACACGGCCAAGGCGCACGAGGTGCGGGAGGTGTTGGTGGAATACGACCCCCGATTCGAGAGCGCGAGCATAGACGAGGCCTACCTTAACATCACCGAATACTGCACAGAGAAGGGCATCGGCCCGGCGGAGGCGGTTGAGCAGATGCGCCGGGAAATCCACGAGAAAACTAAGATCACCGTTTCGGCCGGGATCGCGGCCAATGCGAAGCTCGCCAAGATCTGCTCCAACATGAACAAGCCCAACGGCCAATTCATCTTGCCCAACGACCGATCCGAGATCTTGCGGTTCATGGCAAAGCTACCACCCCGAAAGGTCAACGGCATAGGTCGCGTGCTGGAACGGCAGCTGGCCGAGATTGGGATCAACACGTGCGCGGACCTCTATCCCCAGCGCCAGTTCCTCCGCCCACTGTTCGGCGATAAGGCGTACGAGTTCCTACTAAACGTctacctcggcctcgggcgtACGCGGATTCAACCTGCAGAAGAGTACGAGAGGAAGAGCGTGGGCACCGAGAGCACTTTCCGAGACATGTCAGATCCACAGCAGCTCAGAGAGAAGCTTAGGTGGACGGCAGATGAGCTGGAGAAGGACATGAAGAGGGCAGAGGTCAAGGGCCGGACGCTGGTGCTCAAGGTGAAGCTGCACACGTACGAGGTGTTTACTCGCCAGGTCGTGCTGCCCAGGGCCATCTGTCTAGCCGACGACCTCTACCACTTCTCGCTTCCGATCCTCTCCAAGATCGAAGAAGAGATGCCTGGCATGACGTTACGGTTGATGGGATTACGCTGCACGCATCTCGTAAGCACCAAGAAGCCGGACACAATGGCATTCTTTGGTTTTCGATCCCGTGGGTCCGGATCAGCAGCATCGCCCGGTCAATCTGTGAAAGCCATTGTCAGCCCTGGGGCCGGGGATGGactcgacgaagacggctGGGAACGGTggcccgaggaggagctaGTGGGCCTCGATGACGATCATCATATACAATCTGATGACCGCGGGGGGTCCGCCGATCTGGGCGACGATGAACCGAGTCCCGTAAGGAGACATGGGAAGGAGATCCAGCCAAACCCTGTCCGGGAGTATGCGCCTGTCAACGATGAGATGTGGGATTGTCCAATATGCAACCGTCCTCAGGCGCCGGATGAGAGGCAGTTCAACGAGCACATTGACCTGTGTCTCTCACGACAGACGATTCGCGAAGCCGTGCATCAGGATGCTGGCCCTGCGCCAGTCAGGAGATCGACAACGCCGGACATGAAGAAAGCCAAGGTtgggggggaaaagaaacgCGGCAGACCACCGGCACGACTGGCGAGCAACGACCCTCGGCAGAAGAAGCTCTGCTTTGGATCATGA
- a CDS encoding Carboxylic ester hydrolase, producing MKWTATLAITLGALRQASATNSTSCTPRLMSYWINANASIAIVEPVDEGGSFREEGNIAFPNNVTNLPSLCAVTFNAKTSDGHEYKFGLFLPDEWNNNILTVGNDGFSGGINWPAVAAASKHGFAAIATDGGHSSTANNLTWALGNATEQALFGHTALHGSLLLAQRVIEEYYGLPPQVSYFSGTSEGGRQGLKAVELYPRDYSALLIGAPAWWPSHLQSWRISRGASNLPADDAKHISAANFTVIEDNVRKQCDATDGVADGIVSNPGNCTVDFALFTCGQAGADAQACLTAEQVTVAKGVYAYYNVSDELIFPGVYPGSESEWGALLGEEPNEVAVEYMRNFVFNDTEWEWSSYNDTVPGIASAANPGGLDVQGFNLTGFAALGGKIIMYHGLADAHVPATASRIFFDKVVQASGGDIEAVRGWFRLFFLPGVGHTNTTVDAPWYIGGPGQAEQLVGNGTAPSNATYDALSALQLWYTAGTAPESIIASTWANSTDPSTEVLRQRPICPYPATQTYLGSGNETKPESFTC from the coding sequence ATGAAGTGGACCGCGACTCTCGCGATAACGTTGGGTGCTCTGCGGCAGGCATCAGCCACCAACTCGACGTCCTGCACGCCGCGTCTCATGAGCTACTGGATCAACGCCAACGCCTCGATCGCGATCGTGGagcccgtcgacgagggcggcagcTTCAGGGAGGAGGGCAACATCGCCTTCCCCAACAACGTCACAAACCTCCCCAGCCTCTGCGCCGTCACCTTCAACGCCAAGACCTCCGACGGGCACGAGTACAAGTTCGGCCTCTTCCTGCCGGACGAGTGGAACAACAACATCCTCACCGTCGGCAACGACGGCTTCTCGGGCGGCATCAACTGGCCCGCCGTGGCAGCCGCGTCGAAACAcggcttcgccgccatcgcgacCGACGGCGGGCACAGCTCCACGGCCAACAATCTTACCTGGGCCCTGGGCAACGCAACCGAACAGGCTCTCTTTGGGCACACGGCCCTGCACGgctcgctgctgctggcccaaAGAGTCATCGAGGAATACTACGGCCTGCCGCCCCAGGTGTCGTACTTCTCGGGCACGTCCGAAGGCGGGCGCCAGGgcctcaaggccgtcgagctgTACCCCCGCGACTACTCGGCCCTGCTGATCGGCGCGCCGGCCTGGTGGCCGAGCCACCTGCAGAGCTGGCGCATCTCCCGCGGCGCGTCCAACCtgcccgccgacgacgccaagcACATCTCGGCGGCCAACTTCACCGTCATCGAAGACAACGTCCGCAAGCAGTGCGACGCcaccgacggcgtcgccgacggcatcgtcaGCAACCCGGGCAACTGCACCGTGGACTTCGCCCTCTTCACCTgcggccaggccggcgccgacgcgcAGGCCTGCCTGACGGCCGAGCAGGTGACGGTCGCCAAGGGCGTCTACGCCTACTACAACGTCAGCGACGAGCTCATCTTCCCGGGCGTCTACCCCGggtccgagtccgagtgGGGCGCGCTCCTGGGCGAGGAGCCCAACGAGGTGGCCGTCGAGTACATGAGGAACTTCGTCTTCAACGACACCGAGTGGGAGTGGTCGAGCTACAACGACACGGTCCCGGGgatcgccagcgccgccaacccgggcggcctcgacgtccagGGCTTCAACCTGACGGGGTTCGCGGCCCTGGGCGGCAAGATCATCATGTAccacggcctcgccgacgcgcaCGTCcccgcgacggcgtcccGCATCTTCTTCGACAAGGTCGTCCAGGCGTccggcggcgacatcgaggccgtccgcggcTGGTtccgcctcttcttcctgcccgGCGTCGGCCACACCAACACGACCGTCGACGCGCCGTGGTACATCGGCGGGCCGGGCCAGGCggagcagctcgtcggcaacggcacGGCGCCGTCCAACGCGACGTACGACGCCCTGAGCGCCCTGCAGCTGTGGTACACGGCTGGCACGGCGCCCGAGTCCATCATCGCCTCGACGTGGGCCAACTCGACCGATCCCTCCACCGAGGTGCTGAGGCAGCGCCCTATCTGCCCGTACCCGGCGACGCAGACGTATCTCGGGTCGGGCAACGAGACGAAGCCCGAGAGCTTCACGTGTTAG
- a CDS encoding Nuclear pore protein-like protein, with amino-acid sequence MADEFFHKIDPDGDVLLILRNPNAPFAVWNGDERIEWFPPEQTRGGKQAVSDLADPLPPADVSDEWCFSTTSPSTEKKCKTKKEKKKGKKKNKKRYTFDDHDSSLCIGIASGSTLSGMYQRNTVSSSSSSSSSGSTSMDALSWSQNESQELAKDEPPAPAPMDPPAEPAEAPKIKYLVSSRHLILASSYFQAKFKGPWMEASTKHADGRYHVEASDWDSDALLTLMQVIHGRHRVVPHQVTLEMLAKIAVHVDYYDCLEVTEIFSSMWIESLQDKLPIQYGRDMILWLLISHVFQQDDIFSQMTKIAVTQSKEPVPTLELPIPSIVIDLIEWQRQDAIEFTLTTLRNLLETFRKGSSGCTFECSSMLLGALAKNMDEHKLLDPVPKEPYTGYSIVDMEKLKRSLRTKAVEDGN; translated from the exons ATGGCTGACGAGTTCTTCCACAAGATCGACCCAGACGGAGACGTACTACTCATCCTCCGCAACCCCAACGCGCCGTTTGCGGTATGGAATGGAGATGAGAGAATCGAATGGTTTCCGCCAGAGCAGAC CAGAGGCGGGAAACAGGCTGTCTCGGACCTTGCCGACCCTCTACCGCCAGCGGATGTTTCAGACGAATGGTGTTTTTCAACTACCAGCCCCTCGACGGAGAAGAAATGCAAGacgaagaaagaaaagaagaagggaaagaagaagaataagaagaGGTATACCTTTGATGACCATGACTCGTCACTCTGCATCGGCATCGCATCGGGCTCAACTCTTTCGGGGATGTACCAGCGAAATACagtatcatcatcatcatcgtcgtcgtcgtcgggctcAACTTCGATGGATGCCCTGTCATGGTCCCAGAATGAGTCGCAGGAGCTGGCAAAAGACGAACCGCCTGCGCCGGCGCCCATGGACCCGCCAGCAGAGCCTGCTGAGGCGCCCAAAATCAAATATCTCGTCTCCTCGCGGCATCTCATTCTGGCATCGAGCTACTTTCAGGCCAAGTTCAAAGGTCCTTGGATGGAGGCATCCACGAAGCACGCCGACGGTCGTTACCATGTTGAAGCATCTGATTGGGATTCGGACGCACTGCTCACCTTGATGCAAGTCATACATGGACGCCATCGGGTTGTTCCTCATCAAGTTACCCTCGAGATGCTGGCCAAGATTGCGGTTCATGTCGACTATTACGACTGTCTTGAAGTTACTGAGATCTTTTCGTCCATGTGGATCGAGTCTCTCCAGGACAAGCTTCCCATCCAATACGGCCGGGACATGATCCTGTGGCTCCTCATTTCACACGTTTTTCAACAAGACGACATCTTCTCCCAGATGACCAAGATAGCGGTTACCCAAAGCAAGGAGCCGGTGCCGACTCTGGAGCTTCCAATCCCATCGATAGTAATCG ATTTGATCGAGTGGCAGAGACAAGATGCAATCGAATTTACCTTGACGACTCTTCGGAATCTCCTGGAGACTTTCCGTAAGGGTTCGTCTGGATGCACTTTTGAGTGCTCCAGCATGCTACTTGGGGCTTTGGCCAAGAACATGGATGAGCACAAGCTGTTGGATCCAGTCCCGAAGGAGCCATACACAGGATACTCAATCGTCGACATGGAGAAACTG AAGCGAAGCCTTAGGACCAAAGCCGTGGAGGATGGTAATTAG
- a CDS encoding Glycosyl hydrolase family 43 protein yields MRVSPLALAASLSLGGVNAALSIVPGATWTATNTVFYPASNEAEDVRRRKKKKKHSLTEENSEENGVYYMIGEEKTDGALFQAVNCYSSTNLIEWSFEGRLLSRTEEAGDLGPNRIIERPKVTKNDATGKYVLHLHVDSQDYKDARVGVATGDTVCGEYEYIRSFRPFDYQSRDIGIFKDDDGTGYLLTEDVSLLLLLLLLLEWWIVVVIVVVADKRRQREYGTRIIKLTDDYLDVAEVTFGWEYFAESPALVKRNGTYFIFGSHLTGWNPNDNVYSYATSLSGPWSEWTEFAPVGSKTYSSQVSFVLPLGTDKAIYMGDRWHSTNLAASTYVWLPLRIEGTSVTLDWHDSWNVDVAAGTWSESTVTTEIEGETAALANGARVVDCSQCSGSSAAGYLGGDIDGTATFDFSVAAADRVTLIVNHKNGDKPSRYAAVSVNGKEQAVAFLSTSHLSTTGSSAVHVDLVQGENTVTFSRSKGWGPDVDQLVVPQ; encoded by the exons ATGCGTGTCTCGCCTCTTGCTCTGGCTGCTTCCCTCTCGCTGGGTGGTGTGAACGCCGCTCTCAGCATTGTTCCTGGGGCAACATGGACTGCC ACAAACACCG TCTTCTACCCCGCAAGCAACGAAGCGGAAGACGTGCGTCGTcggaagaaaaagaaaaagcaCTCACTGACCGAGGAGAACAGCGAGGAAAATGGCGTCTACTACATGATCGGCGAGGAAAAGACCGACGGCGCCCTGTTCCAGGCGGTCAACTGCTACTCCTCGACCAACCTCATCGAATGGAGCTTCGAGGGCCGCCTCCTGAGCCGcaccgaggaggccggcgacctcggcccGAACCGCATCATCGAGCGGCCCAAGGTCACCAAGAACGACGCCACCGGCAAATACGTCCTCCACCTGCACGTCGACTCCCAGGACTACAAGGACGcgcgcgtcggcgtcgccacgGGCGACACCGTCTGCGGCGAGTACGAGTACATCCGGAGTTTCCGCCCCTTTGACTACCAGAGCCGCGACATTGGCATCTTCAAAGATGACGATGGAACGGGATACCTCTTGACCGAAGACGTgagtcttcttcttcttcttcttctacttcttGAGTGGTGGATTGTagttgttattgttgttgttgctgacAAAAGACGGCAGCGCGAGTACGGAACCCGTATCATCAAACTCACGGACGACTATCTCGATGTTGCCGAGGTGACCTTCGGATGGGAATACTTCGCCGAGTCGCCGGCGCTGGTGAAGCGCAACGGCACTTACTTCATCTTTGGCTCTCACCTTACAGGCTGGAACCCCAACGACAAC GTCTACAGCTACGCCACGTCTCTCTCGGGCCCCTGGTCCGAATGGACCGAGTTCGCGCCCGTCGGCTCCAAGACCTACAGCAGCCAGGTCAGCTTCGTCCTGCCGCTGGGCACCGACAAGGCCATCTACATGGGCGACAGGTGGCACTCGACgaacctcgccgccagcaCCTACGTCTGGCTCCCGCTGCGGATCGAGGGCACCTCGGTGACGCTCGACTGGCACGACTCGTGGAACGTCGATGTCGCGGCCGGCACCTGGTCCGAGTCCACCGTCACGACCGAGATCGAGGGCGAGACCGCGGCGCTGGCCAACGGcgcccgcgtcgtcgacTGCTCCCAGTGCAGcgggtcctcggcggccgggtaCCTCGGCGGGGACATCGACGGCACCGCGACGTTCGACTTCAGCGTGGCCGCGGCCGACCGCGTCACGCTCATCGTCAACCACAAGAACGGCGACAAGCCCTCGCGGTACGCGGCGGTCTCGGTCAACGGCAAGGAGCAGGCGGTGGCTTTCCTGTCCACGTCCCATCTCTCTACCACCGGGAGCAGTGCCGTCCATGTCGATTTGGTCCAGGGGGAGAACACCGTCACgttctcgaggtcgaaaGGCTGGGGGCCGGATGTCGACCAGCTTGTCGTTCCTCAGTAG
- a CDS encoding Fungal specific transcription factor domain-containing protein — MMSARPLVRSTLPRASRAVRVPRQQHLRLQSTTTTASSSTAGGAGSGSSHFGAGVAGGLAGAGLFYAIYSFTPAGRTASKVNKAAKEAAQKYSVASQKLQENTPSADQAIDYIKQFAYSYVGWVPGGRAYVDTAFNDFETVRENHKEEADKIVNDAYKQFQDVAKAGLSLEAVHQAYDVLADVAKKIASLGGDAIGDVVDNHPQLKEKLGGNIDQLKDMGAKYGPEAKKQVDETWGQLKDLLAGGLTAGNFEKARKLIEDKVQQVRKLGDEAWKKALEEAKPLLDKNPKVKELVEKNADALKQGNAKELFDKAKTAVESGDLGGLETYVTDAVDKAKSKGSQVGESFGLDQYFKMIPDGDQILPKLKQLREVADKHKDEGEKLFKETIEEVKKVLENKAKKAEEIAGKAKKEAK, encoded by the coding sequence ATGATGTCCGCAAGACCCCTCGTTCGCTCGACGCTCCCCAGAGCGTCGCGCGCCGTTCGCGTCCCCCGCCAGCAGCACCTCCGCCTCCAGTCTACCACAACCACggcctcatcatcaacaGCAGGAGGCGCTGGCTCCGGTAGCTCCCACTTCGGCGCTGGTGTCGCCGgtggcctcgccggcgccggcctcttcTACGCCATCTACTCCTTCACCCCCGCCGGCCGCACCGCCTCCAAGgtcaacaaggccgccaaggaggccgccCAGAAGTACTCCGTCGCCTCCCAGAAGCTGCAGGAGAACACCCCCTCCGCCGACCAGGCCATCGACTACATCAAGCAGTTCGCCTACTCGTACGTCGGCTGGGTCCCCGGCGGCCGCGCCTACGTCGACACCGCCTTCAACGACTTCGAGACCGTCCGCGAGAACcacaaggaggaggccgacaAGATCGTCAACGACGCCTACAAGCAGTTCCAGgacgtcgccaaggccggcctgagcctcgaggccgtccacCAGGCCtacgacgtcctcgccgacgtcgccaagAAGATCGcctccctcggcggcgacgccatcggcgacgtcgtcgacaaccACCCCCAGCTCAAGGAGAAGCTTGGCGGCAACATCGACCAGCTCAAGGACATGGGCGCCAAGTACGGccccgaggccaagaagcagGTCGACGAGACCTGGGGCCAGCTCAaggacctcctcgccggcggcctcacCGCTGGCAACTTCGAAAAGGCCCGCAAGCTCATCGAGGACAAGGTCCAGCAGGTCCGcaagctcggcgacgaggcctgGAAGAAGGCTCTCGAAGAGGCCAAGCCCCTCCTCGACAAGAAccccaaggtcaaggagctcgttgagaagaacgccgacgccctgAAGCAGGGTAACGCCAAGGAGCtcttcgacaaggccaagaccGCCGTCGAGTCGGGCGACCTCGGTGGCCTCGAGACCTACGTCACCGACGCtgtcgacaaggccaagtccaagggctcccaggtcggcgagtccttcggcctcgaccagTACTTCAAGATGATCCCCGACGGCGACCAGATCCTCCCCAAGCTGAAGCAGCTGCGCGAGGTCGCCGACAAGCacaaggacgagggcgagaagctgTTCAAGGAGACCATCGAGGAAGTCAAGAAGGTCCTCGAgaacaaggccaagaaggccgaggagattgccggcaaggccaagaaggaggccaaaTAG